In a genomic window of Hippoglossus stenolepis isolate QCI-W04-F060 chromosome 17, HSTE1.2, whole genome shotgun sequence:
- the LOC118125142 gene encoding LOW QUALITY PROTEIN: gap junction beta-4 protein (The sequence of the model RefSeq protein was modified relative to this genomic sequence to represent the inferred CDS: inserted 3 bases in 2 codons): MNWSALEVLLSGVNKYSTVFGRIWLSMVFVFRVMVFVVAAQRVWGDESKDFVCNTAQPGCNVLATPSFPXLHIRLWALQLXFVTCPSLMVVGHVKYRKKKDTQYTTTHKGNHLYANPGKKRGGLWWTYLVSLIFKAGFDAGFLYILYYVYHGYDMPRLSKCSLEPCPNTVDCYISRPTEKKIFTIFMVVSSAVCVLMCICEMIYLICKRFQKILRRKAESDRRMFTQNHEMVPLAAPRSVFRSRSSIRVDPTISVRNLSNIKAEELIEKQLCKAVLAHFM; the protein is encoded by the exons atgaaCTGGTCTGCTCTGGAGGTCCTCCTCAGCGGGGTCAACAAATACTCCACTGTGTTCGGCCGCATCTGGCTGTCCATGGTCTTCGTTTTCAGGGTGATGGTGTTTGTGGTGGCCGCGCAGCGCGTGTGGGGTGATGAGAGTAAGGACTTTGTATGTAACACGGCCCAGCCGGGCTGCAACGTGTTAGCGACTCCATCTTTCCC TCTCCACATCCGCCTGTGGGCCCTGCAGC ATTTTGTCACCTGCCCATCGCTGATGGTGGTCGGCCACGTGAAGTATCGGAAGAAGAAGGACACGCAGTACACCACCACACACAAGGGCAACCATCTCTATGCCAACCCTGGGAAGAAACGTGGAGGGCTGTGGTGGACCTACCTG GTGAGTCTGATTTTCAAAGCAGGCTTTGACGCCGGCTTCCTCTACATCCTGTACTACGTCTACCATGGTTACGACATGCCCCGCCTGTCCAAGTGCTCCCTGGAGCCATGCCCCAACACGGTGGACTGCTACATATCCCGCCCCACCGAGAAGAAGATCTTCACCATCTTCATGGTGGTCTCCTCTGCCGTCTGCGTCTTAATGTGCATCTGCGAGATGATTTACCTCATCTGCAAACGCTTTCAGAAGATCCTCAGGAGGAAGGCGGAGTCTGACAGGAGGATGTTCACCCAGAATCACGAGATGGTGCCGCTGGCAGCGCCCAGGTCAGTGTTCAGGTCCAGATCATCAATCAGAGTGGATCCTACGATATCTGTCCGGAACCTTAGTAACATCAAGGCTGAGGAGTTAATTGAGAAACAATTATGTAAGGCTGTGTTGGCCCATTTtatgtga